A single window of Onychomys torridus chromosome 8, mOncTor1.1, whole genome shotgun sequence DNA harbors:
- the Abhd15 gene encoding protein ABHD15 yields MPPWAAVLALLVVALALLLLRPWKRAVGARTSVRDHEEQEVVSKGPTVQFSDRREPLPGGCSLICKPSALAQCLLRALRRSAALEPARSSWLSGPHLQTFCHFILPVGPGPELAREYLQLADDGLVALDWVIGPCARGRRVTNTGGLPPVLLVIPNAWGRLTRNVLGLCLLALERGYYPVIFHRRGHHGCPLVSPRLQPFGDPSDLKEAVTYIRFRHPAAPLFAVSEGSGSALLLSYLGECGSSSYVTGAACISPVLRCREWFEAGLPWPYERGFLLHQKIALSRYASALEDTIDTSKLFRSSSLREFEETLFCHTKNFPISWDTYWDLNDPLRDVDEAAVPVLCICSADDPVCGPPDHTLPAELFQSNPYFFLLLSSHGGHCGFLRPEPLPAWSHEVILESFKALTEFFRMEERMKGLSRRRTSFLGGRRRWGGLQKREVSPSSNLEEIFSWKRSYTR; encoded by the exons ATGCCTCCGTGGGCAGCCGTCCTCGCACTGCTGGTGGTGGCGCTCGCCCTGCTCCTCCTGCGCCCCTGGAAGCGCGCCGTCGGAGCGCGGACCTCCGTCCGGGACCATGAGGAGCAGGAGGTGGTGAGCAAAGGCCCCACGGTTCAGTTCAGCGACCGGCGCGAACCGCTGCCCGGGGGCTGCAGCCTCATTTGCAAGCCCTCGGCGCTGGCCCAGTGCTTGCTGCGCGCCCTGCGACGCTCGGCGGCGCTGGAACCCGCCCGGAGCTCCTGGCTGTCTGGGCCCCACCTGCAGACCTTCTGTCACTTCATCCTGCCCGTCGGGCCGGGCCCTGAGCTAGCACGTGAGTACCTGCAGCTGGCAGATgatgggctggtggccctggacTGGGTCATAGGACCTTGTGCCAGGGGCCGCCGGGTCACGAATACTGGAGGCCTCCCGCCGGTGCTGCTGGTAATCCCCAATGCTTGGGGACGCCTCACCCGCAACGTGCTGGGGCTCTGCCTGCTCGCCCTGGAGCGCGGCTACTACCCGGTCATCTTCCACCGCCGCGGCCACCACGGCTGCCCACTGGTCAGCCCCCGACTACAGCCTTTCGGGGACCCGTCCGACCTCAAGGAGGCAGTGACTTACATCCGCTTCCGACACCCGGCGGCACCCCTGTTTGCGGTGAGCGAGGGCTCGGGATCCGCGCTGCTACTGTCCTACTTAGGGGAGTGCGGCTCCTCCAGCTATGTGACGGGCGCCGCCTGCATCTCGCCCGTGCTCCGCTGTCGCGAGTGGTTCGAGGCTGGCTTGCCTTGGCCCTATGAGCGTGGGTTCCTGCTGCACCAGAAAATCGCTCTCAGCAG GTATGCCTCTGCCCTGGAGGACACCATAGACACCAGCAAGTTGTTCAGGAGCAGCTCCCTGCGAGAGTTTGAAGAGACCCTGTTCTGCCACACCAAGAATTTCCCCATCAGCTGGGATACCTACTGGGACCTGAATGACCCACTCCGGGATGTGGATGAGGCTGCTGTACCTGTGTTGTGTATCTGCAGTGCTGACGACCCGGTATGTGGACCCCCAGACCACACTCTGCCGGCTGAACTCTTCCAAAGCAACCCTTACTTCTTCCTGCTGCTCAGCAGTCACGGAGGCCACTGTGGCTTCCTGCGCCCTGAGCCCTTGCCAGCATGGAGCCACGAGGTCATCTTGGAGTCCTTCAAGGCCCTGACTGAATTCTTCCGAATGGAAGAGAGGATGAAAGGGCTGAGCAGGCGCAGGACTTCATTTTTAGGGGGCCGGCGTCGTTGGGGAGGCCTGCAGAAGCGAGAGGTCTCCCCCTCTTCCAATCTGGAGGAGATCTTCAGCTGGAAGCGTTCTTACACCAGGTGA